A stretch of Heptranchias perlo isolate sHepPer1 chromosome 1, sHepPer1.hap1, whole genome shotgun sequence DNA encodes these proteins:
- the plk2b gene encoding serine/threonine-protein kinase PLK2b — protein MALLRTITYQQNSKMCEQSFAKSADLRFNKRQEDPTHYSTNAEMSRIITDPATGKCYCRGKVLGKGGFAKCYEMTDLTTNRVYAAKIIPHTRVAKPHQREKIDREIELHRTLHHKHIVHFYLHFEDKENIYILLEHCSRRSMAHILKARKVLTEPEVRYYLRQIVSGLKCLHEQGILHRDLKLGNFFINESMELKIGDFGLAAKLEPVEQRSRTICGTPNYLSPEVLNKQGHGCESDIWALGCVMYTMLLGRPPFETTNLKETYRCIREARYTMPSSLSISAKQLIASMLAKNPEDRPSLDDILHYDFLTQGFTPERLSQSCCHYAPDFHLSSPAKNFFKKAAAALFGGKKDKAKFLDNHNKLGKDEDEIYKLKNDLKKISLSNQMNNKSRSDEESRFTSKPPIVCVKPETRSPVKDNEQHIRDSIRMIVRGTLGSCSSSSESLEDSTMGSVADTVARVLKGCLENMPEGDCLPKQQLSSSFQWVTKWVDYSNKYGFGYQLSDHTVGVLFNNGTHMSLLADKKTIHYYAELGQCSIFSALDVPEKFISQVTILKYFAHYMEENLMEGGDLPSSTDAQKPRLCLLQWLKSDRALMMLFSDGTFQVNFYHDHTKIIICNYNEEYLLTYINEDRVSTTFKLSTLLMSGCSQELRTRMEYALNMVQQRFN, from the exons ATGGCGTTACTGAGGACTATCACTTACCAGCAAAATTCAAAGATGTGCGAACAATCTTTCGCCAAGTCCGCGGATCTCCGCTTCAACAAAAGACAGGAAGATCCAACACACTACAGCACCAATGCGGAGATGTCCCGGATTATAACCGATCCCGCCACTGGCAAATGTTACTGCAGAGGCAAAGTGTTGGGAAAG GGAGGCTTTGCCAAATGCTATGAGATGACAGACCTGACCACTAACCGAGTCTATGCTGCAAAAATCATCCCGCACACGAGAGTAGCCAAGCCCCATCAGAGGGAAAAG attgaccGAGAAATTGAGCTGCACAGAACACTGCACCATAAACACATTGTTCACTTCTACCTTCACTTTGAAGATAAAGAAAATATTTACATCTTGTTGGAGCACTGCAGCAGAAGA TCAATGGCTCACATACTGAAAGCTAGGAAGGTGCTGACTGAACCAGAAGTACGATACTACCTCCGGCAGATAGTATCAGGACTGAAGTGTCTGCATGAACAAGGAATCCTACACCGAGACCTCAAACTAG GTAACTTTTTCATCAATGAGTCTATGGAACTGAAAATAGGGGACTTTGGGTTAGCAGCAAAGCTGGAACCAGTGGAGCAAAGGAGCAG AACTATCTGTGGCACACCAAATTACTTGTCTCCTGAAGTTCTCAACAAGCAAGGGCATGGCTGTGAATCTGATATCTGGGCTTTGGGCTGTGTAAT GTATACGATGCTGTTAGGGCGGCCCCCATTTGAGACAACTAACCTAAAAGAAACTTACAGATGTATAAGGGAAGCAAGATACACGATGCCATCATCATTGTCAATATCTGCCAAACAATTGATAGCCAGCATGCTAGCAAAAAATCCAGAGGATCGACCTAGTCTAGATGACATCCTGCATTATGACTTCCTTACTCAG GGATTTACACCTGAGAGACTTTCACAGAGTTGCTGTCATTATGCACCGGATTTTCACTTGTCCAGCCCTGCCAAGAATTTCTTCAAAAAGGCAGCCGCAGCACTATTTGGTGGGAAGAAGGACAAAGCCAAGTTTTTGGACAATCACA ACAAACTAGGAAAAGATGAAGATGAAATATACAAGCTGAAGAATGATTTGAAGAAAATATCATTAAGCAATCAAATGAATAACAAAAGCCGATCAGATGAG GAATCAAGGTTTACTAGCAAGCCACCAATTGTCTGTGTCAAACCTGAGACTCGCTCACCAGTGAAGGATAATGAACAGCATATCAGAGACTCAATTAGGATGATAGTAAGAGGAACTCTGGGAAGTTGCAGCAGCAGTAGTGAAT CTCTTGAAGACAGTACCATGGGAAGTGTTGCTGACACTGTTGCAAGAGTGCTTAAGGGCTGTCTAGAAAACATGCCAGAAG GAGACTGTCTACCAAAGCAGCAGCTGAGCTCGTCCTTCCAGTGGGTTACCAAGTGGGTGGATTATTCTAACAAATATGGCTTTGGGTATCAATTGTCAGATCACACAGTTGGAGTCCTCTTCAATAATGGAACTCATATGAGCCTGTTGGCAGATAAAAA AACCATCCATTACTATGCAGAACTGGGCCAGTGTTCCATCTTTTCTGCACTTGATGTGCCTGAAAAGTTTATTAGTCAAGTGACTATTCTGAAGTACTTTGCACACTACATGGAAGAAAATCTAATGGAG GGTGGTGATCTGCCTAGTTCTACAGATGCCCAGAAGCCCAGACTGTGTCTCCTTCAGTGGTTAAAGTCTGACCGTGCACTAATGATGCTCTTTAGTGATGGCACGTTCCAG GTGAATTTTTATCATGATCATACAAAAATTATTATTTGCAACTACAATGAGGAGTACCTGCTTACCTATATCAATGAAGATAGAGTTTCTACTACATTCAAGCTCTCCACACTGCTGATGTCTGGATGCTCACAAGAACTTCGTACCAGAATGGAATATGCATTGAATatggtgcaacaaagatttaatTAA